TCATATTCTAACGGTGGCTCTGGCTGACCCCTTAAATTTGGTGGCCATCGATGATTTAAGGTTAATCACAGGCTTGGAAATTGATACTGTATTAGCCTCGGAACGGGATATTGAATATGCGCTGCAAAAATTCTATGGCATGCCGGATCTGGAAAGGGAACTGCAGGACTTTGAAATTGTCGAGAACCAGGCCCTGCAGTTAGAACAGCCGGACGATATGATGGACGAAGCTCCCATTGTTAAGTTAGTTAACTCAATTATTATGCAGGCTATTAATGAAAAAGCTAGTGATATACATGTAGAGCCCTTTGATAATGGGGTTAGGGTGCGTTACCGGATAGACGGTATTCTCCGGGAAGGTATGGTGCTGCCCAAAAGATCTCGGGCATCTTTGGCTTCCCGGTTTAAAATTCTCTCTCAGCTAAATATTGCTGAAAAAAGGGTGCCCCAGGATGGACGTATTAAGATTAAATACGGTGAGCGAGAACTTGATTTGAGGATTTCTACCATGCCCACCGTCTTTGGAGAAAAGGTGGTAATTCGGGTATTGGACAAAGCCAACCAGATCACTGGCATTGAACAACTGGGGTTTTCTGCGGAAAATAAGCTGAAATTTCAGAAATTACTAAATGCTCCCTATGGCATGCTGCTTATTACAGGTCCTACCGGCAGCGGTAAAACAACCACTCTTTATACAGCTTTAACCCATATCAATGATATAGAGAAGAATATTATCACCATTGAAGACCCAGTGGAGTATCTGTTGGAAGGGATTAATCAAACCCAGATTAACCCCAAAGCGGGCCTGAGTTTTGCCAGCGGCCTAAGGGCAATGCTGCGTCAAGACCCAGATATCATTATGATCGGGGAGATTCGCGATAAAGAAACGGCTGAAATAGCCATTAGAGCTGCCAACACAGGTCATTTGGTGTTATCTACATTGCACACCAATGATGCCTCAGGAGCACTGACCCGTCTACTGGACATGGGTATAGAACCTTTTTTGGTGTCATCATCGGTCCTGGGTGTGGTGGCTCAACGATTAACTCGGAGGACTTGCCAACACTGTTTACAGGAATATACACCGGCACCAGATAGCCCGGAAAGAATCTTTATGGGTGTAGGACCCAACGAACCGGTTCGTCTCTTTAAAGGCAAGGGTTGT
This region of Desulforamulus ferrireducens genomic DNA includes:
- a CDS encoding GspE/PulE family protein, with translation MPTPKQSRQLLGEMLIEKNIITEEQLKEALQIQRNTGERLGRILINLGYATERDITNMLEAQLGIPQVAPGYWLNHELMELIPEHIVRRYKAIPVAKDDHILTVALADPLNLVAIDDLRLITGLEIDTVLASERDIEYALQKFYGMPDLERELQDFEIVENQALQLEQPDDMMDEAPIVKLVNSIIMQAINEKASDIHVEPFDNGVRVRYRIDGILREGMVLPKRSRASLASRFKILSQLNIAEKRVPQDGRIKIKYGERELDLRISTMPTVFGEKVVIRVLDKANQITGIEQLGFSAENKLKFQKLLNAPYGMLLITGPTGSGKTTTLYTALTHINDIEKNIITIEDPVEYLLEGINQTQINPKAGLSFASGLRAMLRQDPDIIMIGEIRDKETAEIAIRAANTGHLVLSTLHTNDASGALTRLLDMGIEPFLVSSSVLGVVAQRLTRRTCQHCLQEYTPAPDSPERIFMGVGPNEPVRLFKGKGCQVCGNTGYRGRMAIQEVLTVTSEIRKLVNEKASSDEIKRQALQQGMVTLKEDGIAKALKGLTTLAEVMRAAYSEED